One Bradyrhizobium zhanjiangense DNA segment encodes these proteins:
- a CDS encoding YybH family protein gives MRNIVLVMAFVNSLSTPALAQKPEIEAINNKFVEFFNKGDFPGIASLYSADAIALPPGSSMARGRAAIEVMWKSMAEQVGDPKLTTVDVKALGPLAAREIGTFALKTKGPTPQEVTGKYVVVWEKVGNDWKLATDIWNEGK, from the coding sequence TCGCTGTCGACTCCGGCTTTGGCTCAGAAGCCCGAGATTGAAGCGATCAACAACAAATTTGTCGAATTTTTCAACAAGGGTGATTTCCCTGGCATTGCGTCGCTCTATAGCGCTGATGCGATCGCTTTGCCGCCCGGTTCTTCGATGGCGCGGGGCCGAGCAGCCATCGAAGTCATGTGGAAAAGCATGGCGGAACAAGTCGGCGACCCGAAGCTCACGACTGTTGATGTGAAGGCGCTCGGCCCTTTGGCGGCACGCGAGATCGGCACGTTTGCTCTGAAGACCAAAGGGCCGACACCGCAGGAAGTGACTGGGAAGTACGTCGTTGTTTGGGAAAAGGTCGGAAATGACTGGAAGCTCGCCACCGACATATGGAACGAGGGCAAGTAG
- a CDS encoding FAD-dependent oxidoreductase gives MSKILICGGGVIGLCTATMLGRDGHRVTVLEADPADQPAAPAEGWNSWERPGVAQFRQPHNLSSRFRMISDQELPGLTDGLLRAGCVWVDYLDSRSLPPTITDRTPRPGDEAIRFVTGRRPIIECAVAAMAQVAPNVTIRRGTKVRELITGASAIRGVPHVAGVRTTSGEEIRADLVIDAMGRRSAACDWIVSAGARSPIEECEDSNFAYFTRYFSGQRRPRRTGRALTPMGLFSILTLDGDNDTWSITLYTSSKNKAMRALRDTATFHRVVSACPRQAHWLDGEPVTPVLLMTGVVDRYRRFVVDGRPVVTGFAAVGDAWACTNPSAGRGLSVGLLHAQVLRNVARRHIDDPGAFSREYDADTESQVGPFYRNQIAADRVRIAEMTALEEGMPMPAPNPVMAKLLVASSQDADVLRGLIEIAMCLALPQDVIARPHVAAKLAELDGCQLPQDPSIVDRQRMAALLDG, from the coding sequence ATGAGCAAAATCCTAATTTGCGGCGGAGGCGTGATTGGATTGTGCACAGCGACGATGCTTGGTCGCGATGGCCACCGAGTCACAGTCCTAGAGGCTGACCCGGCCGATCAACCTGCCGCGCCGGCCGAGGGATGGAATTCGTGGGAACGTCCGGGAGTTGCCCAATTCAGGCAACCTCATAACCTCAGTTCGCGATTTCGGATGATCAGCGATCAGGAATTGCCGGGGTTGACTGATGGTCTGCTTCGAGCCGGTTGCGTTTGGGTGGACTATCTGGACAGTCGATCTCTTCCCCCAACCATAACGGATCGGACGCCGCGTCCGGGCGACGAGGCCATACGCTTCGTCACCGGTCGGAGGCCCATTATTGAATGCGCCGTAGCTGCAATGGCGCAAGTGGCACCTAACGTGACCATTCGTCGGGGCACCAAGGTTCGCGAACTGATCACGGGCGCTTCGGCGATCCGAGGTGTGCCGCACGTTGCAGGGGTACGCACGACATCTGGCGAAGAGATTCGCGCTGATCTGGTAATCGACGCCATGGGACGACGAAGCGCGGCCTGCGATTGGATCGTCAGCGCGGGTGCCCGTAGCCCGATCGAGGAATGCGAGGATAGCAACTTCGCTTATTTTACGCGGTATTTCTCAGGGCAACGGCGGCCTCGCAGGACGGGACGTGCACTCACGCCGATGGGCTTGTTTTCGATCCTTACGCTGGACGGGGACAATGACACCTGGTCGATCACTTTGTATACCTCGTCGAAGAACAAGGCGATGCGAGCCTTGCGCGATACGGCGACATTCCATCGCGTCGTCTCCGCATGTCCGCGGCAAGCCCATTGGCTCGACGGCGAGCCAGTAACGCCCGTCCTTCTGATGACGGGAGTTGTCGACCGATACCGGCGGTTTGTCGTCGATGGTCGGCCGGTCGTCACGGGATTCGCCGCTGTAGGTGATGCATGGGCGTGCACCAATCCGTCCGCCGGACGCGGCTTGAGCGTCGGCCTTCTGCACGCGCAGGTGCTCCGTAATGTTGCCCGCCGACACATCGACGATCCCGGAGCTTTCTCCCGGGAATACGACGCTGACACCGAAAGCCAAGTCGGTCCGTTTTATCGAAATCAGATCGCCGCGGACCGCGTTCGGATCGCCGAAATGACAGCTCTGGAAGAGGGCATGCCGATGCCCGCGCCCAACCCAGTCATGGCCAAGCTTCTGGTGGCATCATCCCAAGACGCAGACGTGCTCCGTGGCCTGATCGAAATCGCAATGTGCCTTGCGCTGCCTCAGGACGTCATCGCTAGACCGCATGTAGCCGCAAAACTGGCCGAGTTGGACGGCTGTCAATTGCCGCAAGACCCCAGCATCGTCGATCGACAACGGATGGCAGCGCTACTGGATGGCTGA
- the chrA gene encoding chromate efflux transporter has protein sequence MDTRNLQAGADAGHGVSFNEAFRVWLRVASLSFGGPAGQIAVMHRILVEEKKWISEGRFLHALNYCMLLPGPEAQQLATYVGWLMHRTAGGLMAGGLFILPGIIAIMGLSYVYAAYGNVSFVEALFFGLKAAVLAIVVEAVVRVGKRALKNRIMIALAAAAFVAIFFLAVPFPIIIIAAGIIGYAGARSGRPEFAPAGHGHGGNNAAIDSMLGEAVPEHVRANTGRAIRVGALWLALWLVPVVALLAAFGQDNVFSQIALFFSKMSLVTFGGAYAVLAYVAQQAVEHYHWLKPHEMLDGLGMAETTPGPLIMVLQFVGFMAAYRDASGLSPMLAATFGGLLATWVTFTPCFLWIFVGAPYIERLRGNTGLAGALSAITAAVVGVILNLSIWFALHTLFRETVPVHAFPFDFDRPVLTSVDVPALVLSIAAATAIFRFKLGMLTVLAGSSAAGVALRLAGVI, from the coding sequence ATGGATACCCGTAACCTTCAAGCAGGAGCTGACGCCGGTCACGGCGTCAGCTTCAATGAGGCATTTCGCGTCTGGCTGCGCGTCGCGTCCTTGAGCTTCGGTGGGCCCGCCGGCCAGATCGCCGTGATGCATCGCATCCTGGTCGAGGAGAAGAAGTGGATCTCCGAAGGCCGTTTCCTGCATGCGCTGAACTACTGCATGCTGCTGCCGGGACCGGAGGCGCAGCAGCTGGCGACCTATGTGGGCTGGCTGATGCATCGCACCGCCGGCGGGCTGATGGCGGGCGGGCTGTTCATCCTGCCCGGCATCATCGCCATCATGGGCCTCAGCTACGTCTACGCCGCCTACGGCAATGTCAGCTTCGTCGAGGCGCTGTTCTTCGGGCTGAAAGCCGCTGTGCTCGCCATCGTCGTCGAGGCTGTGGTGCGCGTCGGCAAGCGCGCGCTCAAGAACCGCATCATGATCGCGCTCGCGGCCGCGGCCTTCGTCGCGATCTTCTTCCTCGCGGTGCCCTTCCCGATCATCATCATCGCTGCCGGCATCATCGGCTATGCCGGCGCCAGAAGTGGCCGTCCGGAATTCGCGCCGGCCGGTCACGGCCATGGCGGCAACAATGCTGCAATCGACAGCATGCTCGGCGAAGCCGTGCCCGAGCATGTGCGTGCCAACACCGGGCGCGCGATCCGTGTCGGTGCGTTGTGGCTTGCGCTTTGGCTCGTGCCAGTCGTGGCGCTGCTCGCGGCCTTCGGTCAGGACAACGTCTTCAGCCAGATCGCGCTGTTCTTCTCAAAAATGTCGCTGGTCACCTTCGGCGGCGCGTATGCCGTGCTGGCCTATGTCGCGCAGCAGGCGGTCGAGCATTATCATTGGCTGAAGCCGCACGAGATGCTGGACGGCCTCGGCATGGCCGAGACCACGCCCGGCCCGCTGATCATGGTGCTCCAGTTCGTCGGCTTCATGGCGGCCTATCGCGACGCAAGCGGCCTGTCGCCGATGCTCGCGGCAACGTTCGGCGGACTGCTCGCGACCTGGGTCACCTTCACGCCCTGCTTCCTCTGGATCTTCGTCGGCGCGCCCTATATCGAGCGCCTGCGCGGCAATACGGGATTGGCCGGCGCACTCAGCGCGATCACCGCCGCGGTGGTCGGCGTGATCCTGAACCTCTCGATCTGGTTCGCGCTACACACGCTGTTCCGCGAGACCGTGCCGGTGCACGCGTTTCCATTCGACTTCGACAGGCCGGTGCTGACGAGCGTCGATGTTCCGGCGCTGGTGCTGTCGATCGCGGCCGCCACCGCGATCTTCCGCTTCAAGCTCGGCATGCTCACGGTGCTTGCGGGCAGCAGCGCCGCCGGCGTGGCGCTACGGCTGGCGGGGGTGATCTAG
- a CDS encoding chromate resistance protein ChrB domain-containing protein, which produces MSTFTTISSDKLARLIGTANAPALIDVRTEEDFAADQRLIPGSIKLSHDKVQDWGRDFAGRRAIVACLRGEKLAQGTAAWLRQLGVQAETLEGGFEGWKTAKLPLLDTRKLPPRDARGRTVWVTRARPKIDRIACPWLIRRFVDPNAVFLYVTPSEVVGVGERFNAAPFDIENVFWSHRGELCTFDVMIEEFGIASPALLRLATLVRGADTARPDLAPEAPGLLAASLGLSRMYDDDLEQLEAGMLLYDAFYRWCRDATAETHNWPTNKVKA; this is translated from the coding sequence ATGTCTACTTTCACGACCATATCATCCGACAAATTGGCGCGCCTGATCGGCACGGCCAATGCCCCTGCACTTATCGATGTTCGGACCGAGGAGGATTTTGCCGCTGATCAGCGGCTGATCCCCGGCTCGATCAAGCTCAGCCACGACAAGGTCCAGGACTGGGGCCGCGACTTCGCCGGCCGCCGGGCGATCGTCGCGTGCCTGCGCGGCGAAAAGCTCGCACAGGGCACGGCGGCCTGGCTGCGCCAGCTCGGCGTCCAGGCCGAGACGCTGGAAGGCGGCTTCGAGGGCTGGAAGACAGCCAAGCTGCCGCTGCTCGACACGCGCAAGCTGCCGCCGCGCGATGCGAGGGGGCGCACCGTCTGGGTCACGCGGGCGCGGCCGAAGATCGACCGCATTGCCTGCCCCTGGCTGATCCGTCGCTTTGTCGACCCCAACGCGGTGTTCCTGTATGTGACACCGTCCGAGGTGGTCGGCGTCGGTGAGCGGTTCAATGCAGCTCCCTTCGACATCGAGAACGTGTTCTGGAGCCACCGCGGCGAGCTCTGTACCTTCGACGTCATGATCGAGGAATTCGGGATCGCCTCGCCTGCCCTGCTCCGGCTCGCGACGCTGGTGCGCGGCGCCGACACCGCGCGGCCCGATCTCGCGCCAGAGGCGCCGGGCCTGCTCGCGGCCTCGCTCGGACTGTCGCGCATGTATGACGATGACCTCGAACAGCTCGAGGCCGGCATGCTGCTCTACGACGCCTTCTACCGCTGGTGCCGCGATGCCACGGCCGAGACCCACAACTGGCCGACCAACAAGGTGAAGGCGTAA
- the dmeF gene encoding CDF family Co(II)/Ni(II) efflux transporter DmeF, protein MHSHSIEQWTHDHAFLGDKHEENERRTWLVVVLTLVMMVGEIVAGSLFGSMALLADGWHMGTHAAALGIAAFAYRFARRHLGNAHFTFGTGKFGDLAAFSSAIILGLIAVEIAYESVLRLIAPVPIVYGEAIAVAALGLCVNLASAWLLRGSHDHHHHGHDHGHSHAHDHRDDHDNDHDHHGHHYHHHHDNNLRAAYVHVMADAATSVLAIAALVVAMYSGWIWADPAVGLIGSVVIASWAFGLIKSSGAVLLDVRADEKLERVIRARMEIGDDRVTDLHLWQVGPGHCAVLLSVVSDQPKQPAVYKRRLAGLKGLSHVTVEVETCPH, encoded by the coding sequence ATGCACTCGCACTCCATCGAGCAATGGACCCACGACCACGCCTTCCTCGGCGACAAGCACGAGGAGAACGAGCGGCGCACCTGGCTCGTGGTCGTCCTGACGCTGGTCATGATGGTCGGTGAGATCGTCGCCGGCTCGCTGTTCGGTTCCATGGCGCTGCTCGCCGACGGCTGGCACATGGGAACGCATGCGGCCGCGCTCGGCATTGCGGCGTTCGCGTATCGTTTCGCGCGCCGGCACCTCGGAAATGCGCATTTCACCTTCGGCACCGGCAAGTTCGGCGATCTCGCCGCCTTCTCCAGCGCGATCATCCTGGGCCTGATCGCGGTCGAGATCGCCTATGAGAGCGTGCTACGGCTGATCGCCCCGGTGCCGATCGTCTATGGCGAGGCGATCGCGGTTGCCGCGCTCGGCCTGTGCGTCAACCTCGCCAGCGCGTGGCTTTTGCGCGGCAGCCACGATCACCACCATCACGGCCATGATCACGGCCATAGCCACGCGCATGATCATCGCGATGATCATGACAACGACCATGATCATCATGGCCATCACTACCATCATCATCACGACAACAATCTTCGCGCTGCCTATGTGCACGTCATGGCTGATGCGGCGACCTCGGTGCTGGCGATCGCGGCACTCGTCGTCGCGATGTATTCAGGCTGGATCTGGGCCGATCCAGCCGTCGGCCTGATCGGCAGCGTCGTGATCGCGAGCTGGGCGTTCGGCCTGATCAAGTCATCAGGTGCGGTGCTGCTCGACGTGCGCGCCGACGAGAAGCTGGAGCGGGTGATCCGGGCGCGCATGGAGATCGGTGACGACCGCGTCACCGATTTGCACCTGTGGCAGGTTGGCCCCGGCCATTGTGCCGTGCTGCTCTCGGTGGTGTCGGACCAGCCGAAGCAGCCGGCCGTCTACAAACGGCGACTTGCCGGGCTGAAGGGCCTCAGCCACGTCACGGTCGAGGTCGAGACCTGCCCGCATTGA
- a CDS encoding N-acyl homoserine lactonase family protein, whose translation MMPRMKFALAIAALALSSPSALAQSEKTGVERLYVLNCGEGTAGDISRWTPGLNEGKTMDFVDTCYLIKHSKGWFLWDTGIADSVAAMPNGLVPADPKAVTWRRPKTLAAQLEQLGVKPADIKAMAVSHTHPDHTGNVELFPQATLYVQKAEYDWPAANNEPRFKPSHPVELLAGDKDVFGDGSMTILSTPGHTPGHQSLLVKLPKTGAVILSGDAVHFKDNWDNRRVPSMNVSKDQTAASMQKIADTLAKEKAQLWINHDKAQRDSQKMAPEFYE comes from the coding sequence ATGATGCCCAGGATGAAGTTCGCGCTCGCCATTGCTGCACTCGCTCTGTCCAGCCCTTCAGCGCTGGCACAATCGGAAAAGACCGGCGTCGAAAGGCTCTACGTGCTCAATTGTGGCGAGGGCACCGCGGGCGACATCTCGCGCTGGACGCCCGGCCTGAACGAAGGCAAGACGATGGACTTCGTCGACACCTGCTATCTCATCAAGCACAGCAAGGGCTGGTTCCTGTGGGACACCGGCATTGCCGATTCCGTCGCCGCGATGCCGAATGGGCTCGTGCCCGCCGATCCCAAAGCCGTCACCTGGCGCCGGCCGAAGACGCTTGCTGCCCAGCTCGAGCAGCTCGGCGTCAAGCCCGCCGACATCAAGGCGATGGCGGTTTCGCACACGCATCCCGATCACACCGGCAATGTCGAACTGTTCCCGCAGGCCACGCTCTATGTGCAGAAGGCCGAATATGATTGGCCCGCCGCCAACAACGAGCCGCGCTTCAAGCCGTCACATCCGGTCGAACTGCTGGCGGGCGATAAGGACGTGTTCGGCGACGGCAGCATGACGATCCTGTCGACGCCCGGCCACACGCCGGGGCACCAGTCGCTGCTGGTGAAATTGCCGAAGACCGGCGCGGTGATCCTGTCGGGCGATGCCGTGCACTTCAAAGACAATTGGGACAATCGCCGCGTGCCCAGCATGAACGTGAGCAAGGACCAGACCGCGGCCTCGATGCAGAAGATCGCCGACACGCTCGCCAAGGAAAAAGCCCAGCTCTGGATCAACCACGACAAGGCCCAGCGCGACAGCCAGAAGATGGCGCCGGAGTTTTACGAGTAG
- a CDS encoding DMT family transporter, whose protein sequence is MGEWAGVAIALASSSLGGTAAAITRYLVGGADPILLAILRWGIGFFCLLPCALMLGVRWPQRPDWPAVALLGVCFFGLFFILYNIAVSYTTAARASLALATLPLHTMVVGALLGVERLTARKITGVGIAVLGVAAALAAGLAQSPPGAWRGELIMTAAVFCMAFYNVLSRPLMQRSSALGFLTVGMGAGAVVLVLAGLVKGSFAALDHFATAQWIAGIYLGIGGGALAFILWVMALRRATPTRVANTMTVNPIAAALLAALLIGEPITPNLLVGLLAVFAGIWIATSETKPA, encoded by the coding sequence GTGGGCGAATGGGCCGGGGTTGCGATCGCGCTGGCGTCGAGCAGCCTCGGTGGCACGGCGGCGGCCATTACTCGCTATCTCGTCGGCGGCGCCGATCCCATCCTGCTCGCGATCCTGCGCTGGGGGATCGGCTTTTTCTGCCTCCTGCCATGCGCGCTGATGCTCGGCGTGCGCTGGCCGCAGCGGCCCGATTGGCCGGCCGTGGCGCTGCTTGGCGTCTGCTTCTTCGGCCTGTTCTTCATCCTCTACAACATCGCGGTGTCCTACACGACCGCCGCGCGCGCCAGTCTTGCGCTCGCGACGTTGCCGCTCCACACCATGGTGGTCGGAGCGCTGCTTGGCGTCGAGCGGCTGACGGCGCGCAAGATCACCGGCGTCGGCATCGCCGTGCTCGGCGTGGCCGCGGCGCTGGCCGCGGGCCTGGCGCAGAGTCCGCCAGGAGCCTGGCGTGGCGAATTGATCATGACAGCGGCCGTATTCTGCATGGCTTTCTACAACGTATTGTCGCGTCCGCTCATGCAGCGATCGAGCGCGCTCGGCTTTCTCACCGTCGGCATGGGTGCGGGCGCCGTCGTGCTGGTGCTGGCGGGTCTGGTGAAGGGCAGCTTCGCGGCGCTCGATCACTTCGCGACGGCGCAGTGGATCGCCGGCATTTATCTGGGCATTGGCGGCGGTGCGCTCGCCTTCATCCTCTGGGTCATGGCGCTGCGGCGGGCAACGCCGACCCGCGTCGCCAACACCATGACGGTCAATCCGATCGCTGCCGCTCTGCTGGCGGCGCTGCTCATCGGCGAGCCGATTACGCCCAATCTGCTTGTCGGCCTGCTTGCGGTGTTCGCCGGGATCTGGATCGCGACCAGCGAGACGAAGCCGGCCTAA
- a CDS encoding MFS transporter has product MTQRQLPIILALGTTQTLAWASSYYLPALLADPMAHDLGVSSNWIFGAFSASLVIAAMLGPRIGRQIDLVGGRQVLSASNLTIAAGLVLLGLSQSVAVMAIAWLVLGIGMAMGLYDAAFAALGRIYGTEARRPITGITLMAGFASTVGWPLTAWGLSHIGWRETCFAWAAANILVGLPLNFFMLPAIKGARQAAATAEKPHLPLDRTMILLAFIFAAVWTVTGAMAAHFPRILETTGATPVEAIAAGALIGPAQVGARILEAGVLSRFHPLWSTRLACLTHPIGAVVVAIFGGAAASAFALFHGSGNGILTIARGTLPLAIFGPKDFGYRLGIIGAPARMAQAVAPLAFGLLIDVMGAKVLIVSSALSLSALAALFLIRPERRPD; this is encoded by the coding sequence ATGACCCAGCGCCAGCTTCCGATCATCCTGGCGCTCGGCACCACGCAGACCCTGGCCTGGGCTTCCAGCTATTATCTGCCGGCGCTGCTTGCCGATCCCATGGCGCACGACCTCGGCGTCTCCTCCAACTGGATTTTCGGCGCGTTCTCGGCTTCGCTCGTGATCGCGGCGATGCTCGGCCCGCGCATCGGGCGACAGATCGATCTTGTCGGCGGACGGCAGGTGCTGTCGGCCTCAAACCTGACCATCGCCGCCGGCCTCGTCCTGCTCGGGCTCTCGCAGTCGGTGGCGGTGATGGCGATCGCCTGGCTCGTGCTCGGCATCGGCATGGCGATGGGCCTCTATGACGCCGCCTTCGCCGCGCTCGGCCGCATCTATGGCACCGAGGCGCGCAGGCCCATCACCGGCATCACGCTGATGGCGGGCTTCGCCTCCACGGTCGGCTGGCCGCTCACCGCCTGGGGGCTGTCGCATATCGGCTGGCGCGAGACGTGCTTTGCCTGGGCCGCCGCCAACATCCTGGTCGGCCTGCCTCTCAACTTCTTCATGCTCCCGGCGATCAAGGGCGCCAGGCAGGCCGCAGCGACCGCCGAGAAGCCGCACCTGCCGCTCGACCGCACCATGATCCTGCTCGCCTTCATCTTCGCCGCGGTCTGGACCGTCACCGGGGCGATGGCCGCGCATTTCCCGCGCATCCTGGAGACGACGGGCGCAACGCCGGTCGAGGCCATCGCAGCCGGCGCGCTGATCGGGCCGGCCCAGGTCGGCGCACGCATCCTCGAAGCCGGCGTCCTCAGCCGTTTCCATCCGCTGTGGTCGACGCGGCTCGCCTGCCTCACCCATCCGATCGGCGCGGTGGTCGTGGCGATCTTCGGCGGCGCTGCGGCGAGCGCGTTTGCGCTGTTCCACGGCTCCGGCAATGGCATCCTGACGATCGCGCGCGGCACGCTTCCGCTCGCGATCTTCGGGCCGAAGGACTTCGGCTATCGTCTCGGCATCATCGGCGCGCCGGCGCGGATGGCGCAGGCGGTGGCGCCGCTCGCCTTCGGCCTGCTGATCGACGTCATGGGCGCCAAGGTGCTGATCGTCTCCTCCGCGCTCAGCCTCTCGGCGTTGGCGGCCCTGTTCCTGATCCGCCCGGAGCGACGCCCGGATTGA
- a CDS encoding adenylate/guanylate cyclase domain-containing protein produces the protein MQVTSRLSLMNWVAGQGLTGLAEPELLRGFCERCCAEGLDLSRGLVVIDTLHPIYEGRAFRWSDTPTNESDVIEYGSTAEGDAAKNWRRSVFYHLLEHGHDEMVIDLADAPSLDFSQIGDLAEKGHRHFLAFVHRFGETGALGQMDCLYSYWTTRREDGFTESELVALRDLVPVLGLAIKSAQQVDIVRTLGRVYLGRDASEQVLRGRISRGVTERINAVLWYSDLRGSTGISESIGPDEIIPFLNDYAQAVIDAIHDAGGDVLKLIGDGVLAMFWGEDMADARRAALRAEHLFRKNITALNKRRAADGRPTTSAYIGLHVGEVFYGNIGSEDRLDFTVVGPTVNEVSRIASMSRSVDRELLASSEFYKGLDATGRRYLVSTGRYALRGIGRAQDLYTLDPDVDASEPVTGSYERYLAG, from the coding sequence ATGCAAGTAACTTCGCGCCTTTCACTGATGAACTGGGTCGCCGGCCAGGGGCTTACGGGCCTCGCTGAACCCGAGCTGCTCCGCGGTTTCTGCGAGCGCTGCTGCGCCGAAGGGCTCGACCTGTCGCGCGGGCTCGTGGTCATCGACACGCTGCATCCGATCTACGAGGGCCGCGCGTTTCGCTGGAGCGATACGCCAACCAACGAGAGCGACGTCATCGAATACGGTTCGACCGCGGAGGGCGACGCCGCCAAGAACTGGCGCCGGTCGGTGTTCTATCATCTGCTCGAGCACGGGCACGACGAGATGGTGATCGATCTTGCTGATGCGCCGTCGCTCGATTTCTCGCAGATCGGCGACCTCGCCGAAAAGGGCCATCGGCATTTTCTTGCTTTCGTGCATCGATTCGGCGAGACCGGCGCGCTCGGGCAGATGGACTGTCTCTACTCCTACTGGACGACGCGGCGCGAGGACGGCTTTACGGAATCCGAGCTGGTCGCGCTGCGCGACCTCGTCCCCGTTCTTGGTCTCGCGATCAAGTCGGCGCAGCAGGTCGACATCGTGCGCACGCTCGGCCGCGTCTATCTCGGCCGCGACGCTTCCGAGCAAGTGCTCCGCGGGCGCATCTCGCGCGGCGTTACCGAGCGCATCAACGCCGTGCTTTGGTATTCGGACCTGCGCGGCTCGACCGGTATCAGCGAGAGCATCGGTCCCGACGAGATCATTCCGTTCCTCAACGACTATGCGCAGGCCGTGATCGACGCCATCCACGATGCCGGCGGTGACGTCCTCAAGCTGATCGGCGACGGTGTGCTCGCGATGTTCTGGGGCGAGGATATGGCGGATGCGCGTCGGGCCGCGCTGCGCGCCGAGCATCTGTTTCGCAAGAACATCACTGCATTGAACAAGCGCCGGGCGGCCGACGGCCGTCCCACCACGTCGGCCTATATCGGCCTGCATGTTGGGGAGGTCTTCTACGGCAACATCGGCAGCGAGGACCGACTCGACTTCACCGTGGTCGGGCCGACCGTCAACGAAGTCAGCCGCATCGCCTCGATGAGCCGCTCGGTCGATCGCGAACTGCTGGCGTCGTCGGAGTTTTACAAGGGTCTCGACGCCACTGGGCGCCGCTATCTCGTCTCCACCGGCCGCTACGCACTGCGCGGCATCGGCCGCGCGCAGGATCTCTACACGCTCGATCCCGACGTCGATGCCAGCGAGCCCGTGACGGGAAGCTATGAGCGGTATCTGGCGGGTTAG
- a CDS encoding MFS transporter translates to MSTPPRLPDTFNRLAWSNLAAQSAEQIALAAAPIVAVLTLGVAEGRTGLLQTALTLPFVLFAIPAGVLADHISRRWLMAGAEALRAAALAAIVLLLALGALNLPLLALLGFAAVCGTVVYSVAAPALVPSLVSSDLLPAANARIELARTIAFASGPALGGALVGWWGASPAFGFAAALSAVAVVLLGGIYEPARAPAPQRHPFQDIREGAAFVFHHPLLRPVFITQFIFNTGWFVQIAVFVPYAVRHLGLSAAGVGTVLTMYGVGMVIGALVATRVMQRVAFGTVVGLGPVTGFVAALVMALTVLVPSPWLAALSFFLLGVGPILWVISTTTLRQSVTPPRLLGRVSAINIMSYGARPLGSALGAIVGGIWSAEACLYLAAAVFGVQALVILLSPAVALDRQPDMVGDEAPARC, encoded by the coding sequence ATGTCAACGCCTCCTCGCCTCCCTGACACCTTCAACCGCCTCGCCTGGTCGAACCTTGCGGCGCAATCGGCCGAGCAGATCGCACTGGCCGCAGCGCCCATCGTCGCCGTGCTGACGTTGGGGGTCGCCGAAGGCCGGACCGGCCTGCTACAGACCGCCCTCACCCTGCCCTTCGTCCTGTTCGCCATTCCCGCCGGCGTGCTCGCCGACCACATCTCCCGCCGCTGGCTGATGGCGGGAGCCGAGGCGTTGCGGGCCGCCGCACTCGCAGCCATCGTGCTGTTGCTGGCGCTGGGCGCGCTCAATTTGCCGCTGCTGGCGTTGCTCGGCTTCGCTGCGGTGTGCGGCACTGTCGTCTACAGCGTGGCCGCACCGGCGCTGGTGCCGTCGCTGGTGAGCTCGGACCTGTTGCCGGCGGCGAATGCGCGGATCGAGCTCGCGCGCACCATCGCCTTTGCGAGCGGCCCTGCTCTCGGCGGCGCGCTGGTGGGATGGTGGGGCGCGAGCCCTGCTTTCGGCTTTGCCGCGGCGCTCTCGGCCGTCGCAGTGGTACTGCTCGGCGGCATCTACGAGCCTGCTCGCGCGCCGGCGCCGCAGCGCCACCCGTTCCAGGACATCCGCGAAGGCGCAGCCTTCGTGTTTCACCACCCGCTGCTGCGGCCGGTGTTCATCACCCAGTTCATCTTCAACACCGGATGGTTCGTGCAGATCGCGGTGTTCGTGCCCTATGCCGTGCGCCATCTCGGCCTGAGCGCCGCCGGCGTCGGCACCGTGCTGACGATGTACGGCGTCGGCATGGTGATCGGCGCGCTGGTCGCCACGCGCGTAATGCAGCGCGTCGCGTTCGGCACCGTGGTCGGGCTCGGGCCCGTCACCGGCTTCGTCGCCGCGCTCGTGATGGCACTGACGGTGCTGGTCCCCTCGCCCTGGCTTGCGGCCTTGAGCTTCTTCCTGCTCGGCGTCGGGCCAATCCTGTGGGTGATCTCGACAACGACACTGCGCCAGTCAGTGACACCGCCGCGCCTCTTGGGGCGCGTCTCCGCCATCAACATCATGAGCTACGGCGCCCGCCCGCTCGGCTCGGCGCTGGGCGCAATCGTCGGCGGCATCTGGAGCGCGGAAGCCTGCCTCTATCTCGCCGCGGCCGTGTTCGGCGTACAGGCGCTGGTGATCCTGCTGTCACCGGCGGTGGCACTGGACCGGCAGCCGGACATGGTGGGCGATGAGGCGCCGGCGCGGTGTTGA